Proteins encoded by one window of Prevotella nigrescens:
- a CDS encoding MBOAT family O-acyltransferase, giving the protein MVFSDLFFLFVFIPLFMVCYLLANLWDKMQKNNCINQTAARNAVLVVFSLIFYAWGEPTYVFLMIISVFINYLVGIGIDKQNRHRKPALVIGLVCNLLVLGTFKYAGFIAESLNLAGLPVPVPHIALPIGISFYTFQSISYLIDVYRKQADSQKRFVDLLLYISMFPQLIAGPIVRYDLIAKEINNRHITRSDVVEGSYRFLIGLGKKVILANQFSEIANQFLQSGFPQLTTMGAWVGIVAFTFQIFFDFSGYSDMAIGLGRCLGFHFAENFKHPYVCTSITDFWRKWHISLGSFFRDYVYIPMGGNRHHQVLNILVVWFLTGMWHGASWNFILWGIYFGIIVTLEKYTLLKVINKIPKVFLHVYSLVLVVIGWGIFYFTNLTQMQRFFQVFFGQTDKIVDFAAQTAFFNNFWLWIAGIIFSMPVYDFVNKHFSKIKSETIHANVALVTRIAISLCLLFLSVALLVGATNNAFIYTRF; this is encoded by the coding sequence ATGGTATTTTCAGATTTATTTTTCTTATTCGTTTTTATTCCATTGTTTATGGTTTGCTATTTATTGGCTAACCTGTGGGATAAGATGCAAAAGAATAATTGTATAAATCAGACAGCTGCCCGAAACGCGGTATTAGTGGTTTTCTCGCTTATTTTCTATGCCTGGGGAGAACCTACCTACGTCTTCTTAATGATAATAAGTGTTTTTATCAACTATCTTGTTGGTATTGGTATCGATAAGCAAAATCGGCATAGAAAGCCTGCTCTTGTTATTGGATTAGTTTGTAATCTTCTTGTTCTGGGAACTTTTAAGTATGCAGGCTTCATAGCAGAATCGCTTAATCTTGCAGGGCTTCCTGTTCCTGTTCCACATATTGCGCTCCCTATTGGAATTAGTTTTTATACATTCCAGAGCATTTCCTACCTGATAGATGTTTATCGTAAGCAGGCAGACAGCCAGAAACGTTTTGTAGATTTATTACTCTACATTTCCATGTTCCCACAACTTATTGCAGGACCAATTGTGCGTTACGACCTTATAGCAAAAGAAATAAATAACCGACATATAACTCGGTCTGATGTTGTTGAAGGGTCTTACAGATTCTTGATAGGATTGGGCAAGAAAGTTATATTGGCTAATCAGTTTTCTGAAATAGCTAACCAATTCCTGCAAAGTGGATTTCCACAACTTACTACTATGGGAGCTTGGGTAGGTATTGTAGCATTTACGTTCCAAATTTTTTTCGACTTCAGCGGTTATAGTGATATGGCAATAGGATTAGGACGTTGTTTAGGATTCCATTTTGCCGAGAACTTTAAACATCCTTATGTTTGTACATCGATTACCGACTTCTGGCGGAAATGGCATATATCGTTAGGAAGTTTCTTCAGAGATTATGTTTATATTCCAATGGGAGGAAACCGACATCATCAGGTACTTAATATATTAGTTGTATGGTTTCTTACAGGAATGTGGCATGGTGCAAGTTGGAATTTTATATTGTGGGGTATTTACTTTGGTATTATCGTAACACTCGAGAAATATACTTTGTTAAAGGTGATAAATAAAATTCCAAAAGTTTTTCTCCATGTTTATAGTCTTGTACTTGTGGTTATTGGTTGGGGAATATTTTATTTCACCAATCTAACACAAATGCAGCGTTTCTTCCAAGTCTTCTTCGGACAAACCGACAAGATTGTCGATTTTGCTGCTCAAACTGCATTCTTTAATAATTTCTGGTTATGGATAGCTGGTATAATTTTCTCTATGCCTGTTTATGATTTCGTAAATAAGCATTTTTCTAAAATAAAATCAGAAACAATACATGCTAATGTTGCACTTGTAACGCGCATTGCTATATCTCTGTGTTTGCTTTTCTTAAGTGTAGCTTTGCTTGTAGGTGCAACAAATAATGCCTTTATATACACACGATTTTAA
- a CDS encoding SGNH/GDSL hydrolase family protein, translating to MKEKDSTTFLSDCHVVFLGDSNLWTGGKDSSDPHSWSYWFCKELSIKNSRNYARSGATWSHTRNTKPDVLSYEEKLSDNNVVFNQVLRLIKDARELRCPKPDYIFIMAGTNDAWFQNKRPQLFAESVQNVFNQKNKKHHQALSLARTVKLDCELLKKNFPECKIILVTPMFTTQASTNLISKVSDVITSCGKFLNANVIRLDTTDLINPIQEKDKRTYTLDGTHTNPAGAERVGIYIAKKLKRTIQ from the coding sequence ATGAAAGAAAAAGATTCTACAACTTTTTTATCAGATTGCCATGTCGTATTTCTTGGCGATTCTAATTTGTGGACTGGTGGAAAAGATAGTTCAGACCCACACAGTTGGAGTTATTGGTTTTGCAAAGAGCTTTCTATAAAAAACAGTAGAAATTATGCACGTAGTGGTGCCACATGGTCCCACACGAGAAATACAAAACCAGATGTACTTTCTTACGAAGAGAAACTTTCCGACAATAACGTCGTTTTCAATCAGGTTTTGCGCTTGATAAAAGATGCAAGAGAACTTAGATGTCCTAAACCTGATTATATTTTTATTATGGCTGGAACTAATGATGCTTGGTTTCAAAATAAACGACCACAACTTTTTGCTGAAAGTGTACAAAATGTTTTTAATCAAAAAAACAAAAAACATCACCAAGCATTATCTCTTGCAAGGACTGTTAAACTCGATTGTGAATTGCTGAAGAAAAATTTCCCAGAGTGTAAAATAATCCTTGTTACTCCAATGTTTACAACACAGGCTTCAACAAATTTGATTTCAAAGGTCTCCGATGTTATTACATCTTGTGGAAAATTTTTAAATGCCAATGTAATACGTTTAGATACAACGGATTTAATTAATCCGATTCAAGAAAAAGACAAACGAACTTATACATTAGATGGCACTCACACTAATCCTGCAGGGGCAGAAAGAGTTGGGATTTATATTGCTAAAAAATTAAAGAGAACAATTCAATAA